One genomic segment of Panicum virgatum strain AP13 chromosome 2N, P.virgatum_v5, whole genome shotgun sequence includes these proteins:
- the LOC120661581 gene encoding transcription factor ILR3-like yields the protein MASPEGTTWVLDCSLMDDLAVAADFAAAPSGGFFRSAAPPMQPLGVQAPMQAVATAPAPSPCVEISGSVDCDQGKKQTTNKRPRSESTAQPSTKACREKIRRDKLNERFLELGAILEPGKTPKMDKSAILNDAIRVVGELRSEAKKLKDSNESLQEKIKELKAEKNELRDEKQRLKAEKESLEQQIKFLNSRPSLVPHPPVIPASAFAAPQGPAAAGHKLMMPVIGYPGFPMWQFMPPSDVDTSNDPKSCPPVA from the exons atggcctccccggAGGGCACCACGTGGGTCCTCGACTGCTCCCTCATGgacgacctcgccgtcgccgccgacttCGCCGCGGCCCCCTCGGGTGGATTCTTCAGGTCGGCGGCGCCACCCATGCAGCCGCTGGGGGTGCAGGCGCCGATGCAGGCCGTCGCGACCGCGCCGGCTCCCAGTCCCTG TGTGGAAATCAGTGGCTCTGTGGACTGTGATCAGGGAAAAAAACAGACAACAAATAAACG TCCTAGGTCAGAAAGTACAGCACAACCGAGCACTAAAGCATGCAGGGAGAAGATTAGAAGGGACAAGCTGAACGAGAG ATTCCTAGAATTGGGTGCCATTTTGGAGCCAGGGAAGACTCCTAAAATGGACAAATCAGCTATATTGAATGATGCTATTCGTGTAGTAGGAGAATTGCGTAGTGAAGCAAAAAAACTGAAGGATTCAAATGAGAGTCTCCAAGAGAAGATCAAAGAGTTGAAG GCCGAGAAGAATGAGCTGCGGGACGAGAAGCAAAGGCTGAAGGCCGAGAAAGAGAGTCTGGAGCAGCAGATCAAGTTCCTGAACTCCCGCCCAAGCCTGGTACCGCACCCTCCTGTGATCCCAGCCTCTGCCTTCGCCGCTCCCCAAGGACCAGCAGCTGCTGGTCACAAGCTGATGATGCCTGTGATCGGCTACCCTGGGTTCCCGATGTGGCAGTTCATGCCACCTTCTGATGTCGACACCTCAAATGACCCCAAGTCTTGCCCTCCTGTCGCATAA